A stretch of DNA from Nonlabens ponticola:
TGCGACTATGCGCCGTATGTTTAATTTGGATTTGATCCACCTCACTATCATAATTGATGATATGTGTTCCCTTGACATCTTCTTCTCTCAAGGCTTCTATAGGTAATATATGATCCTGTGGTTCACTACCTAATTCCCATGATTGTACATTGGTATTTGATATGATACCTTCTGCCAGCGTGATGGCAGTACCGCTGGGCGCATCTAGTTTTTGTGTGTGATGTATTTCTTGCATGCTCACTTGATACTGATCAAACTTTTGCATCATTCTAGCTAGCTTTTTGTTAAGCTCAAAAAACAAATTCACACCTAGACTAAAATTTGACGCATACACAAGACCGCATTTTTTCTCCTGTACATGATAACTTACATTACTCAATTCATCATTCCAACCGGTGGTACCACATACTATAGGTACACCTAGATCGATACAGGTATTGATGTTATTGAGAACACTATCCGGTGTAGAGAACTCTATGACGACATGAGCCTTTGATACTTGATTAATATCATCGTTCCTGCCTATGCGGGCGACGATTTCATGACCTCGTGATTGGGCGATAGCATCGATAACCTTGCCCATTTTACCATAACCTAGTAAAGCAATTTTCATTTAGAAATTATATGAGAGAGAAAAGCCATAGCTCGTGCCTACGGCAGATTGATTGTAGTCCATATACGGCTTAAAGCTCAAATCGCG
This window harbors:
- the dapB gene encoding 4-hydroxy-tetrahydrodipicolinate reductase, producing MKIALLGYGKMGKVIDAIAQSRGHEIVARIGRNDDINQVSKAHVVIEFSTPDSVLNNINTCIDLGVPIVCGTTGWNDELSNVSYHVQEKKCGLVYASNFSLGVNLFFELNKKLARMMQKFDQYQVSMQEIHHTQKLDAPSGTAITLAEGIISNTNVQSWELGSEPQDHILPIEALREEDVKGTHIINYDSEVDQIQIKHTAHSRNGFALGAVIAAEWLMDKKGVFTMKDVLGL